The window GCTCACCCTGCACCGCGGGACGAAGCACGCGTCGCTCAAGCGCCGCCCGGTGCTGGTGATCGGGATGGACGGGCCCGACGGCACCAACTTCGAGCGCCACGACATGGCCGTGACCCGCGACTACTGGGCCGCGCTGCCCGAGTCGGTCCGCCGCCACCTCGCGTGCCCGGTCGTCGACGCGCTCGAGCCGATCTCGCAGAAGCACACGATCGAGGGCCTGGTGATGGGCGAGGCCTGAGCGAGGAGGCCCACCTCGTCGGGGCCCGCCGCCAGGCTCAGGGCGGGCGTCCCGTCCATCCCCCCGCACGGGACGCCCCCGAGCCTGGCGTCGGGTCTCGACGAGGTCGGCCCCTCCTTCTCCTCAGACCGCAGCCGGCTGCGGCAGCGCCTCGAGCGACCGGGCGCCGGGCAGCACGACGGTGAACTCCGCCCCGCCCTGCGCCGAGCGCCCGGCCCGGACGACCCCGCCGTGCTGGCGGACGACCTGGGCGACGATCGACAGACCGAGACCGGTGCCCGGGGTGGTGCGGGCCGTGTCCGCCCGGAAGAAGCGGTCGAAGACCCGCGGGAGGTCCGCCTCGGCGATCCCGGGTCCCTCGTCGGCGACGCGGAGCCGGTTGCCCTCGAGCTGGACGCGGACGGTCCCGCCCGGCGGGCTCCACTTCACCGCGTTGTCCAGCAGGTTGGTGACGGCCCGCTCGAGCGCGTCGGACACCCCCACGACGTAGAACGGGTCGAGCTCGACGTCGAAGTCGAGGCCGGGTCCCCGCCGCCGGACACGTTCCAGGGCCGAGGTGACGACGTGGCGGAAGTCGATCGCCTCCGGCGTGGCCTCCCCGTCGTCGCGCGCGAGCTGGACGAGGTCGCCGACCAGCTTGGTGAACTCGGTGAGCTGGCCCTGGACGTCGGTGAGGATGGCGAGCCGGTCGCCCTCGCGGAGCATGCCCGTCCGGGCGTCCATGAGCAGCAGGTCGACGTTCGTCCGCAGGCTGGTGAGCGGGGTCCGGAGCTCGTGGCCGGCGTCGGCGATCAGCCGGCGCTGCCGCTCCCGGGACGCGGCCAGCGACCCCACCATGTCGTTGAAGGACCGCGCCAGCACGGCGACGTCGGCGGCTCCGGACACCCGGACCGGACGCAGCTCCTTGGTCTCGGCGATCTGCTCGACCGCGTCCGACAGCTGCCGTACGGGGCGCAGGCTCGAGCGGGCGACCGCCGTGCCCGCGGCTGCGGCGATCGCGATGCCCAGGAGCCCGATCACCCCGACGACGAGCAGCAGGGAGCCCAGCACCGCGTCGGTCGCCGCCAGCGGGCGGCCGACGACCAGGGCGACGCCGGGCAGGTTCGTGATGGGGACGCTGACGATGCGGTAGCGCTCGCCGTCGGACATCCGGCCCGACCGGGCGGAGTAGCCGAAGTGCACGCGGGCGGTCGCGAGCTCGTCCGGGCCCAGGACGAGGTGGTCGCGCTCGTCGGGCACGTAGTAGGTCGTGCCGTCGGAGCGGATCGCGGCGACGCTGATGTTGCCGGCGCGCAGCGAGCGCTCGGTCAGCCCGCCCAGGTTGTTGATGTCCTGCGCGGCCGGCACCGACAGGCTCGTGGCGACGTCGACGAGCTCGCTGTCGAGGCTGGAGTACAGCGACGACCGTACGGTCGCCCAGCCGGCGAGGCTGGCCAGCGCGACGGCGACGGCGACGGCCGCCGTGGTGAGGTAGCCGACCCGACGCTGCAGCGGGAGCAGGCCGAGCCAGCCCCGCAACCGTTCCCCGAGCGGTCGACGGGCCCGTGCGGTCGCGTCGGACGCCACCGGGGCCGCCTATCGGCCTACGGGGGGGTCTCGCGCAGCACGTAGCCGACGCCGCGCACCGTGTGGATCAGCCGGGGCTCGCCGTCGACCTCGGTCTTGCGGCGCAGGTAGCCGATGTAGACCTCGAGGGAGTTCGCCGTGGTCGGGAAGTCGAAGCCCCACACCTCGTTGAGCAGCCAGCTGCGCTCGAGCACCCGGCGGGGGTGCTGCATGAACGCCTCCAGCAGCGCGAACTCGGTCCGCGTGAGGCTGATCTGGCGCGCCCCGCGCAGGACCTCGCGGGTCTGGGTGTTGAGCACCAGGTCGCCGAAGCTGAGGCTCTGCGTGGACGGGTCGTTCGAGTCCGCGGTGGTGCCGGAGCGGCGGACGAGCGCGCGCAGCCGGGCGAGCAGCTCGTCCAGCGCGAACGGCTTGGCCATGTAGTCGTCGCCGCCGGCGTCCAGGCCGTCGACGCGGTCGCCCACGGCGTCGCGGGCGGTGAGCACGAGGATCGGGACGTCGTTGCCGGCGGACCGGAGCATGCGGGTGGTCTCGAGCCCGTCGAGCCGCGGCATCATCACGTCCATGATCACCGCGTCGGGCCGGTGGGCGGCCAGCTTGGCCAGCGCCTCGACGCCGTCCTCGGCCGTGCTGATCTCGTAGTCGTTGTACTCGAGCGATCGGGCGAGGGAATCCCGGACGGCTTGATCGTCGTCCACGACGAGGATGTGCATGGCGGGGATTCTGTCAGAGTTCTTCGGCTGCGCGGGGGAAACACACCTCGACCCGCGGTCGTGTCAGCGTCATGATCAGCGCCTGCATGGCGGCGGGGTCGAGCCGGTCGGTGAACAGGGCGTTCTGCTGCATGTGGTCGTGCGCGGCCATCAGCAGGTCGAGCGCCACGTCGTCGGGCACGGTGAACTCCAGCTCGGCGAACCGCAGCGCGTCGGTGATCAGCGCGTCGACCTGGGCGCGGCACGCGTCGGCGAAGGCCTGGTACGGCTCGCGGAGCGACGGCACCCGCGCCGCGTAGAGCAGCAGCTCGCGCTGGGCCAGCAGGCTGGTGCGGTCGGAGCGCCCTCCGTGGTTCAACTGGTCGAGGACCTGCGCGACCGCGTCGCCGGCCGGGAGCCGCGCGCCCTCGACCTTCAGCGACGCCACGGCCTGCTCGGCCGCCGCGTACTCCTCGGCGACGCCCTGCTCGATCATGGCGAGGACGAGGGCGTCCTTGTCGGCGAAGTTGGAGTAGAAGGCGCCGCGGGTGAAGCCGGCGGCCTCGCAGATCTCCTCGACGCTCGAGCCGATCACCCCGCGTTCGGCGAACACGGCGACTGCCGCGGCCATGAGGCGCTGACGGGTCCGGACACGTCGCGCGGTGGGCGGGGTGGCCACCTCGGCGAGCGACGTCATGGAGGTCACTCTAGCGCCCGTTGCATACACGACTGTATCGGATACAGTCTTGTATCGAGATGTCCTCCTTCCTGTACGGCCTCGGTCGATCCGCCTACCGCCACCGCCTCCGCGTCGTGCTGGCGTGGCTGGCCGTCCTCGTTGTGCTGGGTGCGGCGTCGGCGGCCGTCAGCAAGGGGTTCGACGAGAACTTCTCGCTGCCGGGCACCGAGTCGCAGACCGCCCTCGACTCGCTGAAGCGCACGTTCCCGCAGGCCGGCGGCACGACCGCCCAGGTCGTCGTCGTGCCCCGCGACGGAGAGTCGGTGCGCTCGGCCGCCGCGAAGAAGGCGATCAACGCCAGCGCGAAGCGGTTCGACAAGGTCCCCCAGGTCGACTCGGTCTCCGGCCCGTTCGACAAGTACGCGAAGGGTCAGGTCGCCGACGACCGCAGCGCCGCGATCATCACCGTGACCTTCGCGGTGCCGCAGGTCGACATCGACCCGGCCACCCTGGACGAGATGCAGCAGCAGGGGGCCGAGCTGCAGGCGGCGCTGCCCGGGTCGCAGGTGTCCGTCGGGGGTGACGCGTACGGCGGCAGCACCCCCGGCGTCAGCCCGTCCGAGGGCGTCGGCGTGCTGGTGGCCCTGATCGTGCTCTGGCTGACCCTCGGCTCGCTCCGCGCGGCGGGCATGCCGCTGCTGACCGCGCTGCTCGGCGTCGGGCTCACCATCGCGCTGATCTTCGGCGCGACCGGCTTCGCGACGGTGTCGTCGACCACCCCGCTGCTCGCGCTCATGCTCGGCCTGGCCGTCGGGATCGACTACGCGCTGTTCATCACCTCGCGCCACCGCGACCAGCTCGGCGAGGGGATGGACCCCGAGGAGTCGGTCGCGCGGGCCGTCGCGACCGCCGGTTCCGCGGTCGTGTTCGCCGGGATGACGGTCATGATCGCGCTGGTCGGCCTGTCGGTCGCCGGGATCCCCTTCCTGTCGATCATGGGGGTGGCCGCCGCGGTCGGCGTCGCCATCGCGGTCCTCATCGCGCTCACCCTGCTCCCCGCGCTGCTCGGCTTCTTCGGCGCCCGGCTGCGCCCGAAGCAGAAGGACGCGGCGAAGAAGAAGGACAGGGGGGCCAAGACGCCGACCCGGGCTGCGCGCCCGCCCCGCGCGCCCCGGGTCGGTCTGGCCCGGCGCTGGGTCCGCATCGTCACCAAGGTGCCGGTGCTCACGGTCGTCCTGGTCCTGGTGGCGCTGGGCACGATGGCGTACCCGGCCAAGGACCTGCGGATCGCCCTGCCGAGCAACGCGACCGCGGCCCCCGGCACGCCCGTCCGCGTCACGTACGACCTGGTGGCGGAGCACTTCGGGCAGGGCTACAACGGTCCGCTCGTCGCCGCGACCATCGTCGGTTCCGACGACCCGCTCGGCGTGATGGACGGGATGGCCGACGAGCTCCGCGACCTGCCGGGCGTCGCCAGCGTGCCGCTGGCCACGCCGAACGAGGACGCCGACACCGGCATCATCCAGGTCATCCCCGACGGGGCGCCGGACAGCGAGACGACGAAGCAGCTCGTCCGCGACATCCGGGCGCTGGAGCCGCACTTCCAGCAGGAGTACGGCGTGGCGACGGCCGTCACCGGCTTCACCGCGGTCGGGATCGACATCTCCGACCGTCTCGGGGCGGCGCTGGTCCCCTTCGGGATCCTCGTCGTCGGGCTGTCCCTGGTGCTGCTGACCATGGTCTTCCGCTCGGTCGCGGTCCCGGTCAAGGCGACCGTCGGCTTCCTGCTGAGCGTGGGCGCGGCCTTCGGGGCCACCGCGATGGTCTTCGAGTACGGCTGGCTCGGATCGGTCTTCAACGTCGAGCAGACCGCCCCGGTGATCAGCTTCCTGCCGATCCTGCTGATGGGCATCCTCTTCGGGCTGGCCATGGACTACGAGGTGTTCCTCGTGTCGCGGATGCGCGAGGAGTACGTGCACCAGGTCGCGCGGGCCGGCGCCCCGTCCAGGGCCATCGCGCGGGCCGCGGTCGAGAACGGCTTCGTCGCCTCCTCCCGGGTCGTCGTGGCCGCCGCCGTGATCATGCTGTCGGTCTTCGGGGCGTTCGTGCCCGAGGGCGACGGCCCGATCAAGACGATCGGATTCGGGCTGGCGGTCGGGGTGTTCGTGGACGCGTTCGTCGTTCGGATGACGCTCGTGCCGGCGGTGCTGACCCTGCTGGGCACGAAGGCCTGGTGGCTGCCGCGCTGGATCGACCGGCGGCTGCCGTCCTTCGACGTCGAGGGCGAGGGCCTGGCCCACCAGGTCTCGCTCGAGCGGTGGCCGTCGCCGGACGACCGGCACCTCGTCGTCGCGGAGGGCCTGCGGGTCGGGGACTGGGACGACGTCGCCCCCGCCGTGCTGCCCGGCCAGGTGCTCGTGGTCGAGGGGCCGACGGCCGCCGAGTCCACCGCGCTGCTGCTCATGCTCTCGGGCCGGATGCCCCTGCGCGAGGCCGCTCCCGGGCGCACGGTGCGGGCGCGCACGGCCGGCTTCGTGCTGCCCGAGCAGGCGGGGCGCGTCCGCCGGCGGACCGCGTACGTCGACTGCGCCGCCTCGACCGACCTGCCCCGTGAGCTCGCCGAGCTCGCCCGCGCCAGGCCGGACGTCGTGTTCCTCGACCGGGTCGACGCCCTCACCGACCCCGGCGGTGACCCGGACGCCCGCGCCGCGCTGGCGCGCACGTTCGACGCCGTCGCCACCGACGGCACGGCCGCGGCCGTCGTGGCGGTCGCCGACCGCTCCGCGCTGGAGACCCTGCTCCGCAGCCCCGGCCAGGTCCTCGACCTGCGCCACCTCCCCGCGCTCGCCCAGGCCTGACGGCCCGGCTCCCGCTCCTCGTACGACTCTCCCGAAGGGGAACCCCGCATGATCACGCTCGAACGGGCCGACGGCAGCCGCCGCGTCGGTCTCTGGTCCCTCGTCGGGCTGCTGCTGGTCCCGCTCGTGCTGGCCGGAGGGTTCCTCGCCACCACGTGGAAGTCGACCGACCGGCTCGACCGGGTGCAGGCCGCCATCGTCAACCTCGACGAGCCCGTGAAGATCGACAAGCAGACCGTGCCGCTCGGGCGTCAGCTGTCCGGCGGCCTCGTCGACGGAGGCACGGACGCCAAGGACAAGAGCGACACGAACTTCTCGTGGGTCCTGACCGACGCCTCCGACGCGAGCGACGGGCTCGGCTCGGGCCGCTACGCCGCGGTCGTCACGATCCCGAAGGACTTCTCGGCCAACGCGACCTCGTACAGCGACCAGAGCGGCGACACCGCCGAGCAGGCCGTGATCGACGTGCAGACCTCCGCCGTCAGCGGCGTCTCCGACCCCGTCGTCGGCCAGGCGATCACCGCCGCGGCCACACGCGCGCTCAACAGCGAGCTGACCGAGCAGTACGTCAAGAGCATCTACGTCGGCTTCAACGACACCCAGAAGCAGTTCACCAAGGTCGCCGACGCGGCCGGGCAGCTCGACGACGGGACGCGCAAGCTCGCCGACGGCCTGGGCCAGACCTCCACCGGCACGAAGCAGCTGTCCGACGGGCTGAACCAGCTCGACGACGGCGGCGCACCCCTGGCGAGCGGGGCCAAGAAGTACGCGGACGGCGTGGGCCAGTTCGCCGACGGCATCGGCACGCTCGCCGACTCGACCTCCGCGCTGCCCAAGGGCGGCCGGCAGCTCGCGGACGGCGCGCAGGACGCCGCGGACGGTCTTGACCAGCTCGCGGACGGCGGCGCCGGGATCGCCGATGGCCTGAAGCAGTACCAGGCGGGACTGCGGGCCTCGGCGGCGGAGGCCGAGAAGGTGCCGAAGCCGGCGGGCGGGACGATCCCCTGCCCGCAGACGCAGCCGGCGCTCACCGAGCCCCAGTGCGCGGTCGTCGTGGCCACGCTCGAGGCAGTGGCCGAGAAGGCGGGCGAAGAGGCGGGCACCTACGCGGGCGCTCAGGGCGCCGCGAAGGCGCTTCGCGGCGCGGCCGATGGCGTCGGGGCGACGAAGGACCAGAAGTCGCTCCTCGGCGGTGCGGCGGCCTTGGCTGACGGGCAGAAGCAGGCCGCCAAGGGCGTGCAGCAGCTGGCCGACGGGACGGACAAGCTCGCCGACGGCCTCACACCGCTGGCGGCGGGGATCAAGAAGCTCGACACCGGGGCGGAGCAGCTGGCGTCCGGGGCGGACGACCTCAGCTCCGGCATCGGGCAGTACACCGGCGGCGTGAGCGGGGTGGCGACCGGCGCGGAGCAGCTCAGCACCGGCCTGGTCCAGCTCTCGTCCGGCGCGGACAAGCTCGCCGACGGCACGAAGCAGCTGGCCGACGGGCTCGACAAGGGCGCGAAGCAGATCCCGACGTACGACAAGACGGCCCGCGAGCGCCTGTCGACGGTCGTCGCGACGCCGGTGGCGTCGGGCGAG of the Microlunatus antarcticus genome contains:
- a CDS encoding response regulator transcription factor, coding for MHILVVDDDQAVRDSLARSLEYNDYEISTAEDGVEALAKLAAHRPDAVIMDVMMPRLDGLETTRMLRSAGNDVPILVLTARDAVGDRVDGLDAGGDDYMAKPFALDELLARLRALVRRSGTTADSNDPSTQSLSFGDLVLNTQTREVLRGARQISLTRTEFALLEAFMQHPRRVLERSWLLNEVWGFDFPTTANSLEVYIGYLRRKTEVDGEPRLIHTVRGVGYVLRETPP
- a CDS encoding YhgE/Pip domain-containing protein — encoded protein: MITLERADGSRRVGLWSLVGLLLVPLVLAGGFLATTWKSTDRLDRVQAAIVNLDEPVKIDKQTVPLGRQLSGGLVDGGTDAKDKSDTNFSWVLTDASDASDGLGSGRYAAVVTIPKDFSANATSYSDQSGDTAEQAVIDVQTSAVSGVSDPVVGQAITAAATRALNSELTEQYVKSIYVGFNDTQKQFTKVADAAGQLDDGTRKLADGLGQTSTGTKQLSDGLNQLDDGGAPLASGAKKYADGVGQFADGIGTLADSTSALPKGGRQLADGAQDAADGLDQLADGGAGIADGLKQYQAGLRASAAEAEKVPKPAGGTIPCPQTQPALTEPQCAVVVATLEAVAEKAGEEAGTYAGAQGAAKALRGAADGVGATKDQKSLLGGAAALADGQKQAAKGVQQLADGTDKLADGLTPLAAGIKKLDTGAEQLASGADDLSSGIGQYTGGVSGVATGAEQLSTGLVQLSSGADKLADGTKQLADGLDKGAKQIPTYDKTARERLSTVVATPVASGEVTSVFSNVATTTLLAVLALWVGGLASFLVLRAVSAKALASMRSSWRLTLESLLPAAVVAAVQAVILTVLLTSLLDLGAASTARVLGLTVLAGLVFAALNQALVGWFGGVGRFVSVVLVVLTAAGAITSAVPVVFDSITPLLPLTPALEGLRAVAAGAGTGGGAAALLVAWLVVGLAAAVLATARHRVVRAPTLVPAAVR
- a CDS encoding MMPL family transporter; its protein translation is MSSFLYGLGRSAYRHRLRVVLAWLAVLVVLGAASAAVSKGFDENFSLPGTESQTALDSLKRTFPQAGGTTAQVVVVPRDGESVRSAAAKKAINASAKRFDKVPQVDSVSGPFDKYAKGQVADDRSAAIITVTFAVPQVDIDPATLDEMQQQGAELQAALPGSQVSVGGDAYGGSTPGVSPSEGVGVLVALIVLWLTLGSLRAAGMPLLTALLGVGLTIALIFGATGFATVSSTTPLLALMLGLAVGIDYALFITSRHRDQLGEGMDPEESVARAVATAGSAVVFAGMTVMIALVGLSVAGIPFLSIMGVAAAVGVAIAVLIALTLLPALLGFFGARLRPKQKDAAKKKDRGAKTPTRAARPPRAPRVGLARRWVRIVTKVPVLTVVLVLVALGTMAYPAKDLRIALPSNATAAPGTPVRVTYDLVAEHFGQGYNGPLVAATIVGSDDPLGVMDGMADELRDLPGVASVPLATPNEDADTGIIQVIPDGAPDSETTKQLVRDIRALEPHFQQEYGVATAVTGFTAVGIDISDRLGAALVPFGILVVGLSLVLLTMVFRSVAVPVKATVGFLLSVGAAFGATAMVFEYGWLGSVFNVEQTAPVISFLPILLMGILFGLAMDYEVFLVSRMREEYVHQVARAGAPSRAIARAAVENGFVASSRVVVAAAVIMLSVFGAFVPEGDGPIKTIGFGLAVGVFVDAFVVRMTLVPAVLTLLGTKAWWLPRWIDRRLPSFDVEGEGLAHQVSLERWPSPDDRHLVVAEGLRVGDWDDVAPAVLPGQVLVVEGPTAAESTALLLMLSGRMPLREAAPGRTVRARTAGFVLPEQAGRVRRRTAYVDCAASTDLPRELAELARARPDVVFLDRVDALTDPGGDPDARAALARTFDAVATDGTAAAVVAVADRSALETLLRSPGQVLDLRHLPALAQA
- a CDS encoding TetR/AcrR family transcriptional regulator, coding for MTSLAEVATPPTARRVRTRQRLMAAAVAVFAERGVIGSSVEEICEAAGFTRGAFYSNFADKDALVLAMIEQGVAEEYAAAEQAVASLKVEGARLPAGDAVAQVLDQLNHGGRSDRTSLLAQRELLLYAARVPSLREPYQAFADACRAQVDALITDALRFAELEFTVPDDVALDLLMAAHDHMQQNALFTDRLDPAAMQALIMTLTRPRVEVCFPRAAEEL
- a CDS encoding sensor histidine kinase: MLPLQRRVGYLTTAAVAVAVALASLAGWATVRSSLYSSLDSELVDVATSLSVPAAQDINNLGGLTERSLRAGNISVAAIRSDGTTYYVPDERDHLVLGPDELATARVHFGYSARSGRMSDGERYRIVSVPITNLPGVALVVGRPLAATDAVLGSLLLVVGVIGLLGIAIAAAAGTAVARSSLRPVRQLSDAVEQIAETKELRPVRVSGAADVAVLARSFNDMVGSLAASRERQRRLIADAGHELRTPLTSLRTNVDLLLMDARTGMLREGDRLAILTDVQGQLTEFTKLVGDLVQLARDDGEATPEAIDFRHVVTSALERVRRRGPGLDFDVELDPFYVVGVSDALERAVTNLLDNAVKWSPPGGTVRVQLEGNRLRVADEGPGIAEADLPRVFDRFFRADTARTTPGTGLGLSIVAQVVRQHGGVVRAGRSAQGGAEFTVVLPGARSLEALPQPAAV